The following are encoded together in the Thermococcus sibiricus MM 739 genome:
- a CDS encoding TATA-box-binding protein: protein MVDMSNVELRIENIVASVDLFASLDLEKVIEICPHSKYNPEEFPGIICRFDEPKVALLVFSSGKLVVTGAKSVDDIQAAVSKLVEMLSKIGTKFGRAPEIDIQNMVFSGDLKMEFNLDAVALVLPNCEYEPEQFPGVIYRVKDPKAVILLFSSGKIVCSGAKSEHDAWEAVKKLLHELDKYGLIEEEA from the coding sequence TTGGTTGACATGAGCAATGTGGAACTTAGAATAGAGAATATTGTTGCTTCGGTGGATCTTTTTGCTTCATTGGATCTTGAGAAGGTTATAGAGATATGTCCACATTCTAAGTATAATCCGGAAGAATTTCCAGGGATAATATGTCGCTTTGATGAACCAAAAGTGGCGCTTCTTGTGTTCAGTTCTGGGAAGCTCGTTGTAACAGGAGCAAAAAGCGTTGATGACATTCAAGCAGCAGTTTCAAAACTTGTTGAAATGCTTTCAAAGATTGGAACTAAATTTGGCAGAGCTCCTGAAATAGATATTCAAAACATGGTTTTTAGTGGCGATCTTAAGATGGAGTTTAATCTCGATGCTGTTGCACTTGTGTTGCCCAATTGTGAATATGAGCCTGAGCAGTTCCCGGGTGTCATCTATCGTGTTAAAGACCCGAAGGCGGTCATACTTCTATTTAGTTCTGGAAAAATTGTTTGTAGCGGTGCAAAGAGTGAACATGATGCATGGGAAGCTGTCAAAAAGCTCCTTCACGAGCTCGATAAATATGGCCTTATTGAAGAAGAGGCTTAA
- the tmk gene encoding dTMP kinase produces the protein MGIFIVLEGIDGAGKSTQAKMLAKWFENRGYEVVLTKEPTDTAFGKLIRRLVLIGGKEGIIDGARISKEAEALLFAADRAEHVKKLIEPSIKAGKVVISDRYFYSSLAYQWARGLDLNWLINLNAFAPRADLVILLDLPVKESINRINGRSIRSEFDKIVELQKKVRKNYLKLAEKFNEIRIINALAPVEDIHNDITALIEHELFEKAED, from the coding sequence ATGGGAATATTTATTGTCTTAGAAGGCATAGATGGAGCTGGAAAATCAACCCAAGCCAAAATGCTTGCAAAATGGTTTGAAAATAGAGGGTATGAGGTTGTGTTAACAAAAGAACCAACTGATACCGCTTTTGGAAAATTAATCAGACGTTTAGTTTTAATAGGTGGAAAGGAGGGTATAATCGACGGTGCTAGGATAAGTAAAGAGGCCGAGGCACTGCTTTTTGCTGCAGATAGAGCAGAACATGTTAAAAAACTTATAGAACCTTCTATAAAAGCTGGAAAGGTAGTTATATCTGATAGATATTTTTACTCATCCCTCGCGTATCAATGGGCAAGAGGTCTTGACCTAAACTGGCTTATTAATTTGAATGCATTTGCTCCAAGAGCTGATTTGGTTATATTGCTAGATTTACCTGTTAAAGAAAGTATAAACAGAATAAATGGAAGAAGTATCAGATCTGAATTCGATAAAATCGTAGAACTTCAGAAAAAAGTCAGGAAAAACTATCTAAAACTTGCGGAAAAGTTTAATGAAATAAGAATAATTAATGCTCTTGCCCCTGTGGAGGACATTCACAATGACATTACTGCTCTCATAGAGCACGAACTCTTTGAAAAAGCAGAAGATTGA
- the acs gene encoding acetate--CoA ligase alpha subunit: MLDYFFTPKSIAVLGASNDPLKLGYEVFKNLKDYEGKVYPINIKEETVQGVKAYKNVKNIPEDVDLAVIVVPKRFVKQALMDCGEKGVKGAIIITAGFGEMGEEGKREERELVEIAQKYGIRIIGPNCVGVMDTHSNMNATFIMNAKKGSVAFVSQSGALGAGIVYKTIKEDIGFSKFISVGNMADVDFADLMEYLAEDNNSKSIALYIEGIKNGKKFMEIAKKVSKKKPIIALKAGKSESGARAASSHTGSLAGSYAIYDAAFRQSGVLVAETIDDLLSMARAFTQPLPKGKKVAIMTNAGGPGVLTADQLDKRGLKLADLKEETMERLREFLPPMAAVKNPVDMIASARGEDYYKTAKLLLEDENVDMLVTICVVPTFAGMTPTEHAEGIARAVKEVNNRKPVLALFMAGYVSEKARELLEKEGIPAYERPEDVASAAYALAAFAERNLEV; encoded by the coding sequence ATGCTTGATTACTTTTTCACTCCAAAAAGCATAGCAGTGCTAGGAGCATCAAATGATCCACTAAAACTGGGATATGAAGTCTTCAAAAACCTTAAAGACTATGAAGGGAAAGTATATCCCATCAATATAAAAGAAGAAACTGTTCAGGGAGTCAAAGCTTACAAGAATGTCAAAAACATTCCAGAAGATGTTGATTTAGCAGTTATAGTTGTTCCAAAGAGATTCGTCAAGCAAGCACTCATGGATTGCGGTGAGAAAGGCGTTAAAGGAGCCATCATAATTACGGCCGGTTTTGGAGAAATGGGTGAAGAGGGCAAAAGAGAAGAAAGAGAACTTGTAGAGATAGCACAAAAATACGGAATAAGAATAATTGGGCCCAACTGTGTTGGTGTAATGGACACTCACAGCAACATGAACGCCACATTTATCATGAATGCAAAAAAAGGAAGTGTGGCCTTTGTTTCCCAGAGTGGTGCTTTAGGAGCTGGAATAGTCTACAAGACTATTAAAGAAGATATCGGGTTCTCAAAGTTTATAAGCGTTGGAAATATGGCCGACGTTGATTTCGCAGATTTGATGGAATATTTAGCCGAAGATAATAATAGCAAGTCCATTGCCCTATATATTGAAGGAATAAAGAATGGAAAAAAATTCATGGAAATAGCCAAAAAAGTTAGCAAAAAGAAGCCAATAATAGCCTTAAAAGCTGGAAAAAGTGAAAGTGGAGCAAGAGCAGCTTCTTCTCATACTGGTTCACTTGCGGGAAGTTATGCAATCTACGATGCAGCATTCAGACAGAGCGGAGTTCTCGTAGCTGAAACCATAGATGATTTATTAAGTATGGCAAGGGCCTTTACTCAGCCTCTACCAAAGGGTAAGAAAGTAGCAATAATGACCAACGCTGGTGGCCCTGGAGTCCTAACTGCTGATCAGCTCGATAAACGTGGACTTAAACTGGCCGATTTGAAAGAAGAAACAATGGAAAGGCTTAGGGAATTTTTACCCCCAATGGCAGCTGTTAAAAATCCCGTTGACATGATAGCAAGTGCAAGAGGAGAAGATTATTATAAAACAGCCAAACTTCTTTTAGAGGATGAGAATGTTGATATGCTTGTGACAATTTGTGTTGTTCCAACTTTTGCTGGAATGACTCCCACAGAACATGCAGAAGGCATAGCAAGAGCTGTAAAGGAAGTCAACAATAGAAAACCTGTTTTAGCACTCTTTATGGCCGGATACGTTAGTGAGAAAGCCAGAGAGCTCCTAGAAAAGGAGGGTATTCCAGCATATGAAAGACCAGAAGATGTTGCTTCCGCAGCATATGCCTTAGCTGCCTTTGCAGAGAGAAATTTGGAGGTGTGA
- the iorA gene encoding indolepyruvate ferredoxin oxidoreductase subunit alpha, which translates to MAKVSDIVLWDKPGERVLLLGNQAIARGALEANIAVYAAYPGTPSSELTDTMAIVSKKAGVYMEYSTNEKVAFETALAAAWSGLRAMTAMKHVGLNVAADTFMSAVGMGVEGGFVIMVADDPSMWSSQNEQDTRVYAKFANVPVLEPTSPHEAKEMTKYAFELSEKFKHFVILRTTTRTSHARGDVVLGELPEEIKERKRKFGKFNKDPSRFVDVPANAIKFHPAILEKIEKIREELNNCPFNWIEGKEDAKIGIITPGLNYAYVKEALAWLGIEDVKILKLGTPFPVPYGLLEKFFEGLERVLIVEELEPVVEEQVKTWGFDKKLNIEIKGKELVPRIYEMTTRRAVTAIAKFLGLETPINFEELDKKYEKVKPLLPPRPPSLCPACPHRNSFYAIKKATRAKAIYPSDIGCYTLGLLPPLKTVDTTVAMGASIGIGHGLSIAQNGSLSEEQQGPEKQVVVATIGDSTFYHTGLPALANAIYNRSNVLIVVLDNLVTAMTGDQPNPSTGQTPHGMGKRIPIEDVAKAMGADFVAVVDPYDIKTTYETVKKALEVEGVSVIVSRQVCALHRIGQMRRRGEKWPIYYVNEDKCTGCRICINAYGCPAIYWDEEKKQARVEPTMCWGCGGCAQVCPFGAFEPMKEGEQ; encoded by the coding sequence ATGGCTAAGGTTAGTGATATAGTCTTATGGGATAAACCCGGAGAAAGAGTTCTCCTTTTAGGAAACCAAGCAATAGCCAGGGGTGCCTTGGAAGCTAACATAGCAGTCTATGCTGCTTATCCTGGAACTCCAAGTTCCGAACTTACAGACACCATGGCAATTGTAAGCAAAAAGGCAGGTGTTTACATGGAGTACTCCACAAACGAAAAAGTGGCCTTCGAAACGGCCCTAGCCGCAGCATGGAGCGGCCTTAGAGCCATGACAGCGATGAAGCACGTTGGATTAAACGTTGCTGCCGATACTTTCATGAGTGCCGTTGGAATGGGCGTTGAGGGCGGATTCGTTATAATGGTTGCTGACGATCCAAGTATGTGGTCCTCTCAAAACGAGCAGGACACTAGGGTCTATGCCAAATTCGCAAATGTTCCAGTTTTAGAACCCACCAGCCCTCATGAAGCAAAGGAAATGACAAAATATGCTTTCGAACTTAGTGAAAAGTTCAAACACTTCGTGATTTTAAGAACTACCACAAGGACATCACACGCAAGGGGAGATGTAGTTTTAGGAGAACTTCCAGAGGAGATAAAAGAAAGAAAGAGAAAGTTCGGTAAGTTCAACAAAGACCCAAGCAGATTCGTGGATGTTCCTGCCAATGCAATAAAGTTCCACCCAGCAATTCTTGAAAAGATCGAGAAGATTAGGGAAGAATTGAACAACTGCCCATTCAACTGGATAGAGGGTAAAGAAGATGCTAAGATCGGTATAATAACCCCAGGATTGAACTATGCCTATGTAAAAGAGGCCTTAGCGTGGTTGGGAATTGAAGATGTAAAGATTCTAAAACTAGGAACACCATTCCCCGTCCCTTACGGCCTTCTTGAGAAGTTCTTTGAAGGACTAGAGAGAGTATTAATAGTCGAAGAACTCGAACCAGTTGTAGAAGAACAAGTGAAAACATGGGGCTTTGATAAAAAGCTCAATATTGAGATAAAGGGCAAAGAGCTTGTCCCGAGAATTTATGAAATGACCACTAGAAGAGCTGTAACAGCTATAGCAAAATTCCTTGGCCTTGAAACACCAATAAACTTTGAAGAACTCGACAAAAAATATGAAAAGGTCAAGCCATTGCTCCCACCAAGACCCCCCTCACTCTGTCCCGCTTGCCCACACAGAAACAGCTTCTACGCAATAAAGAAAGCAACAAGAGCAAAAGCAATCTATCCAAGCGATATTGGATGTTATACCCTTGGTCTCCTGCCTCCTCTTAAGACTGTTGATACCACAGTTGCAATGGGTGCTTCAATTGGAATAGGTCACGGGTTAAGCATAGCACAAAATGGAAGCTTAAGCGAAGAACAACAAGGCCCAGAAAAGCAGGTAGTAGTGGCCACTATTGGAGACTCAACGTTCTATCACACGGGACTACCAGCGTTAGCAAACGCCATATACAACCGCTCCAATGTACTTATCGTAGTCCTTGACAACCTCGTCACGGCAATGACCGGTGACCAGCCCAACCCAAGCACTGGACAAACTCCACATGGTATGGGTAAAAGGATACCAATTGAGGATGTCGCAAAGGCTATGGGCGCTGACTTTGTTGCTGTCGTTGACCCATATGACATCAAAACAACTTATGAGACTGTGAAGAAGGCCCTTGAAGTTGAAGGAGTTAGTGTTATAGTTTCAAGACAAGTTTGTGCCTTACACAGGATCGGCCAAATGAGAAGAAGGGGCGAGAAATGGCCAATTTATTACGTAAACGAAGACAAGTGTACTGGCTGTAGAATATGTATCAATGCCTATGGGTGTCCGGCAATTTACTGGGACGAAGAGAAGAAACAAGCAAGAGTTGAACCAACAATGTGCTGGGGATGTGGAGGTTGTGCCCAAGTGTGTCCGTTTGGGGCTTTTGAGCCTATGAAGGAGGGAGAACAATGA
- a CDS encoding indolepyruvate oxidoreductase subunit beta: MKEYNIVITGVGGQGVLTAANILGWAALHAGYKVRLGEVHGMSQRFGSVISYVRFGEDVYGSMVPEGKANVMLSFEPVEALRYVNYLKEGGMVVVNTKPIVPVQVSMGMAKYPSLEEIRKVFEEEFKAKWIGFNAEELAEQAGHVVTTNTVLIGALTQIPEFPLDAEHVREVIKISVPPKAVDMNMKAFDLGIKATKEILGL; this comes from the coding sequence ATGAAGGAGTACAACATCGTCATCACAGGAGTTGGTGGCCAAGGAGTATTAACGGCTGCCAATATTCTTGGATGGGCTGCACTCCATGCAGGCTATAAAGTGAGACTTGGTGAAGTTCACGGGATGAGCCAAAGATTTGGAAGCGTCATAAGCTATGTGCGCTTTGGTGAAGACGTTTATGGTTCCATGGTGCCTGAAGGAAAAGCCAATGTTATGCTATCTTTTGAGCCTGTAGAAGCACTTAGATACGTGAATTATCTTAAGGAAGGCGGAATGGTTGTCGTAAACACAAAACCAATTGTTCCAGTGCAAGTCTCAATGGGGATGGCAAAGTATCCAAGCCTTGAGGAGATAAGAAAAGTTTTTGAGGAGGAGTTCAAGGCAAAATGGATTGGATTTAACGCAGAAGAGCTTGCAGAACAAGCAGGGCATGTTGTTACAACAAACACAGTATTAATAGGGGCTTTAACTCAAATTCCAGAGTTCCCACTTGATGCAGAACATGTTAGAGAAGTCATAAAGATCAGCGTCCCACCTAAAGCCGTAGACATGAACATGAAGGCCTTTGACCTTGGAATAAAAGCGACAAAAGAAATTTTGGGACTTTAG
- a CDS encoding MBL fold metallo-hydrolase RNA specificity domain-containing protein: protein MKIVIYDGANTIGGSKIHVEECNNGLFLDFGMNFAKYSLYYEEFMSERTARGIYDLWHLNLLPKLNIYRRDLIPRDLVNEVTRYPKVPANAVLISHAHLDHVGNVALLDENISIVGSPTTIAILKALNDTSGGGSHFGMEIPYYKVKKNKDSEGYILEADKKSHYPSRKVILSEAISSFHDFLFYRPGQESPKAKKIIPSDVKSLNDEDLGFEIKAFSVDHSIYGATAYIIEGDVSLAYTGDFRLHGKSGNETRKFIREAKNASILITEGTRTGREEHENVSEQEVYENALKIVEEAKGLVIGDFSARNFERLESFKEIAEKTERELIVTAKDAYFLHALKMVEGVDRLKGLRIYGNFKASQQKWEELVVWSNYAEYYISPFEIRKNQEDYILCFSFYDMPHLLDVMPNGGTYIYSSSEAFGEEQEFSFLRLWNWLQYFGFEVHGFRINGYGKPIFEKGLHASGHISREELRGIIDEVNPDYIIPVHTENPMWFRNNWGEKAVVLRNGESWEV from the coding sequence ATGAAGATAGTTATTTATGATGGTGCTAATACTATTGGGGGTTCCAAGATTCATGTTGAAGAATGCAATAACGGCCTCTTTCTTGATTTCGGGATGAATTTTGCAAAGTATTCCCTATACTATGAAGAATTCATGAGCGAAAGGACTGCAAGAGGAATTTACGACCTCTGGCATCTCAACCTATTACCAAAACTTAACATTTATCGAAGGGATCTAATTCCCAGAGACCTTGTGAATGAAGTTACTCGATATCCAAAAGTCCCGGCCAATGCAGTCCTCATAAGCCATGCCCATCTAGATCACGTGGGGAATGTTGCTCTTCTTGACGAAAACATCTCTATAGTTGGCTCCCCAACAACAATTGCAATTCTCAAAGCCCTAAACGACACCTCTGGCGGAGGCAGTCACTTTGGAATGGAGATTCCCTATTACAAAGTAAAAAAGAACAAGGATTCGGAGGGATATATCCTCGAAGCAGATAAAAAATCCCATTATCCCTCAAGAAAAGTTATTCTCTCTGAGGCAATATCCTCTTTCCATGACTTCCTCTTTTACAGGCCCGGGCAGGAGTCCCCGAAAGCTAAGAAAATCATTCCAAGCGACGTGAAATCCCTCAATGATGAAGATTTGGGCTTTGAAATTAAAGCCTTCAGTGTGGATCACTCAATCTATGGTGCCACAGCCTACATAATTGAAGGTGACGTCAGTTTAGCCTACACGGGTGATTTTAGACTTCATGGAAAAAGTGGCAACGAAACAAGGAAATTCATCAGGGAGGCAAAAAATGCAAGCATCCTAATTACTGAAGGAACAAGAACTGGGAGAGAAGAACACGAAAACGTTTCCGAGCAAGAAGTTTATGAAAATGCCTTAAAGATTGTTGAAGAGGCCAAGGGTCTTGTAATAGGGGACTTTTCGGCAAGGAATTTTGAGAGACTTGAAAGCTTTAAAGAAATTGCAGAGAAAACGGAAAGAGAGTTAATAGTCACGGCGAAAGATGCTTACTTTTTACACGCTTTGAAAATGGTTGAGGGTGTTGATCGACTTAAAGGCTTGAGGATCTACGGAAACTTCAAAGCTAGTCAACAAAAATGGGAGGAACTTGTAGTCTGGAGCAATTATGCCGAGTACTACATCTCTCCCTTTGAAATTAGGAAGAACCAAGAGGACTACATCCTCTGCTTCTCATTCTATGACATGCCACACTTGCTTGATGTAATGCCCAATGGCGGAACTTACATCTACTCTTCAAGTGAGGCCTTTGGAGAAGAACAGGAGTTCAGCTTTTTGAGGCTCTGGAACTGGTTGCAATACTTCGGTTTTGAAGTCCATGGATTCAGAATAAATGGATATGGAAAACCGATCTTCGAGAAAGGTTTGCATGCCTCTGGACATATCTCGAGAGAGGAGCTGAGGGGTATCATTGACGAGGTTAACCCGGACTACATCATCCCCGTCCACACTGAAAATCCAATGTGGTTTAGGAATAACTGGGGTGAAAAGGCCGTTGTTTTAAGAAACGGAGAAAGCTGGGAGGTTTAA
- a CDS encoding M42 family metallopeptidase yields MLVQMLREIIQTPGISGYESKTRAKVIEWIEPYANYKVDTIGNLITELGEGEEKAIFMAHMDEIGLLITGITSDGKLKFRKVGGIDDRLLLGRHVEVITEEGTLDGVIGVTPVHLNIERKFDTIPWNALEIDIGAESKEEAEKMGVKVLDFAVFKKHFSVLNNRYIAARSLDDRFGVVALVEAIKDLVDHDLDGKYIFAFTVQEEIGLKGARFLANTYSPKYAIAVDSFACCSFLTGDVKPGNGAVIRAVDNSAIYTPSLARKTLEIAQKNNIPIQIGVTGGGTDASVFEAKSQTLALSVPLRYLHSEAEMLHISDLKALIKLIEALVFELE; encoded by the coding sequence ATGCTTGTGCAAATGCTCAGAGAAATAATTCAAACCCCAGGCATATCCGGATATGAAAGTAAGACAAGAGCAAAGGTAATTGAATGGATAGAACCATATGCCAATTACAAAGTAGACACGATAGGAAATCTCATCACAGAACTGGGAGAAGGTGAGGAAAAAGCAATTTTTATGGCACATATGGATGAGATTGGACTCCTAATAACAGGAATAACAAGCGATGGGAAACTCAAATTCAGAAAAGTTGGTGGGATAGACGACAGACTTCTTTTAGGGAGGCACGTAGAGGTCATAACTGAGGAAGGTACGCTTGATGGAGTCATAGGGGTAACCCCAGTACACTTAAATATTGAAAGGAAATTTGATACTATTCCATGGAATGCTCTTGAAATCGACATCGGGGCAGAATCAAAAGAGGAAGCTGAAAAAATGGGAGTAAAAGTTCTAGATTTTGCCGTTTTCAAGAAGCACTTTAGTGTTTTAAATAACAGATACATTGCTGCCAGATCTCTTGACGATCGCTTTGGGGTAGTCGCTCTTGTAGAGGCTATAAAAGATCTCGTTGATCATGACTTGGACGGAAAATACATTTTTGCATTTACTGTTCAAGAAGAAATAGGCCTTAAAGGCGCCAGATTCCTAGCAAACACTTATTCACCAAAGTACGCAATAGCAGTGGATTCATTTGCATGCTGTTCCTTCCTCACGGGAGACGTGAAGCCTGGAAATGGGGCCGTAATACGAGCTGTTGATAATTCAGCAATCTATACTCCTTCTTTAGCAAGAAAAACTCTTGAGATAGCACAAAAGAACAATATTCCTATACAAATTGGAGTCACTGGAGGCGGAACCGATGCTTCCGTCTTTGAAGCAAAAAGTCAAACCCTCGCTCTAAGCGTCCCCTTAAGATATTTACACAGTGAAGCAGAGATGTTACATATAAGTGACTTAAAAGCATTGATAAAACTAATTGAGGCCTTAGTCTTCGAGCTTGAATAA
- a CDS encoding ABC transporter permease, with the protein MVSGVVKGFFGEMEKEMKRRNLEMQLEYMESYLPKEIIAEYNLTTEMIRKYMLASAEPIVIEEKEVESKTATPIQFYVTSFIGIQLLFATMLTVGSGTLEEIQKGTLRRIVASPATAWDFLMGKMLSTFLVIMFSIVVGLGYAKLLFGETIIPSLLGWVIIFIASLFSMSLGLAIAMGTRSIKSTTAVVNFVSMPLLFLAGIVVPESVLPKWVRPIANYFPLGRALKDFRLLEIYKRSASEIAPDILWLSLATLITLIIAVVLYNWAVKRIEV; encoded by the coding sequence ATAGTAAGCGGTGTTGTTAAAGGCTTTTTTGGAGAGATGGAAAAAGAGATGAAGCGCAGAAACCTTGAGATGCAACTTGAATATATGGAGTCCTACCTTCCAAAAGAGATTATTGCAGAGTATAATCTCACCACAGAGATGATCAGGAAGTATATGCTCGCGAGTGCTGAGCCTATTGTGATAGAAGAGAAAGAGGTAGAAAGTAAAACAGCAACACCGATACAGTTCTATGTGACGAGTTTCATAGGGATTCAATTACTCTTTGCCACGATGCTAACTGTAGGTTCCGGAACACTGGAGGAGATTCAAAAGGGTACACTTAGGAGAATAGTTGCTTCACCTGCTACTGCATGGGACTTTCTGATGGGGAAGATGCTTTCCACGTTTTTGGTTATAATGTTCAGCATAGTTGTGGGACTGGGCTATGCTAAACTTTTGTTTGGTGAAACTATAATCCCGAGTCTCCTTGGATGGGTTATAATATTCATAGCTTCGCTTTTCTCTATGAGCCTTGGCTTAGCGATCGCAATGGGAACTAGGAGCATAAAATCTACAACAGCAGTGGTGAATTTTGTATCAATGCCGTTACTCTTTTTGGCTGGTATAGTTGTCCCAGAAAGTGTTCTTCCAAAGTGGGTGAGACCTATAGCAAATTATTTCCCACTTGGTAGAGCTTTAAAGGATTTCCGCCTCTTGGAAATCTACAAAAGGTCTGCAAGCGAGATAGCACCCGATATCTTGTGGCTAAGTTTAGCAACCCTTATTACTCTAATAATCGCAGTAGTGCTTTATAACTGGGCAGTCAAGAGGATAGAAGTCTAA
- a CDS encoding sugar phosphate nucleotidyltransferase yields the protein MHAVILAGGKGTRLLPLTVYRPKPMIPFFNKPMMEYVVRELVNAGVEEIFILVGYLKERIINYFGDGSDFGVEIKYSNGENIKLGTAGATKKVADRINDTFIVASSDVLTNLDIKTLYDYHKRKKALATIALSRVEDPSQYGIAIVDSNNRILKFKEKPRLEEAFSNLVNAGVYIFEPEVFDLVPRGQNFDFSLNLFPKMLEENLPLYGFPFEEYWNDVGRPSSYLQATADVFLGKLKLPQIRTDSLKGNLEYGGSLYSGIRCQIRKPQIRGFAVLGDNVEISRNVKIERSVIFSNVTIEEGTEIYEAIIGENVYIGKGVIIESGSVIGDNSVIEDFTKIGANVKIWTESRIGRESIILPD from the coding sequence ATGCATGCAGTGATCTTAGCGGGCGGAAAAGGGACACGATTGCTTCCCTTAACAGTTTATCGTCCCAAACCAATGATCCCATTCTTCAATAAACCCATGATGGAATATGTGGTAAGAGAACTAGTAAATGCCGGTGTAGAAGAAATATTTATCCTCGTAGGGTACCTCAAAGAGAGGATCATAAATTATTTCGGTGATGGAAGCGATTTTGGAGTAGAAATAAAATATTCAAATGGAGAAAATATAAAACTTGGAACAGCCGGCGCTACAAAAAAAGTAGCGGACAGAATAAATGATACTTTCATTGTGGCTTCAAGCGACGTACTCACAAACCTTGATATCAAGACACTCTATGATTACCATAAAAGAAAGAAAGCTCTAGCCACTATAGCTTTATCTCGGGTTGAAGATCCAAGCCAATATGGGATTGCAATTGTAGATTCAAATAACAGAATATTAAAGTTCAAAGAAAAGCCCAGACTTGAAGAAGCTTTTAGCAATCTAGTGAATGCAGGTGTTTACATTTTTGAGCCGGAGGTCTTTGACCTAGTTCCTAGAGGACAGAATTTTGATTTCTCCCTTAACTTATTTCCAAAAATGTTAGAGGAAAATCTCCCTCTTTACGGGTTCCCCTTTGAAGAATACTGGAATGACGTAGGGAGGCCTTCAAGTTACCTTCAAGCAACAGCAGATGTGTTTCTCGGGAAGCTTAAGCTACCTCAAATAAGAACTGATTCCCTTAAAGGGAACCTAGAATATGGAGGCTCCCTTTACAGTGGGATAAGGTGTCAAATAAGAAAGCCGCAGATAAGAGGGTTTGCGGTTTTAGGGGATAATGTTGAAATAAGCAGAAATGTTAAAATAGAACGTTCAGTGATATTCTCAAATGTAACTATAGAAGAAGGGACAGAAATTTATGAAGCGATTATAGGAGAGAATGTTTATATTGGAAAAGGTGTTATTATTGAAAGTGGGAGTGTTATCGGTGATAATTCGGTGATTGAAGACTTCACAAAGATTGGGGCCAATGTAAAAATCTGGACCGAGTCGAGAATTGGTAGAGAAAGTATAATACTTCCTGATTGA
- a CDS encoding phosphohexomutase domain-containing protein — MEIYRSEEFNPEELALLGRAIGTVAQGTIIVGRDGRAISRYGKRALVVGIVSTGSSTMDVRLIPLIVLKDFAHKRGLPLVYVYYYNGVNVEVSGFDPDEINALLKTKKFIEAHPNDIGATIYYPNALDDFLQDMFKHYNFEIEGKALVDCMNTPAVLLFPRLSEHLRFEAELLNDMMTSYLPPKPQEVYLQKLKKGNYTFGLRFRPDGHVEFYKDGEEKEFGSMWKLLDHMKKVL, encoded by the coding sequence ATGGAAATCTATAGATCTGAAGAATTTAACCCAGAGGAGCTTGCTCTGCTTGGAAGGGCCATCGGAACAGTTGCCCAAGGGACTATAATAGTAGGAAGGGATGGAAGAGCAATTTCGAGATATGGAAAGAGAGCTCTAGTAGTTGGGATCGTGAGTACCGGATCCTCCACAATGGATGTAAGGTTGATTCCCCTCATAGTCCTCAAGGATTTCGCTCACAAACGAGGCCTTCCTCTTGTATATGTTTATTATTACAATGGAGTGAATGTAGAAGTTAGCGGATTTGACCCCGATGAGATAAATGCGTTACTGAAAACAAAGAAGTTTATAGAAGCTCATCCTAACGACATAGGGGCCACTATTTATTATCCAAATGCACTAGATGATTTCCTTCAAGATATGTTCAAGCACTACAACTTCGAAATTGAAGGCAAAGCTTTGGTTGATTGCATGAACACTCCAGCAGTACTTTTATTCCCCAGATTAAGTGAACATTTGAGATTTGAGGCAGAACTCCTTAACGATATGATGACCAGTTATTTGCCTCCCAAACCACAAGAAGTTTATTTACAAAAGCTTAAAAAGGGAAATTACACCTTTGGACTTCGTTTCCGACCAGACGGACATGTGGAGTTCTACAAAGATGGAGAAGAAAAAGAATTCGGAAGTATGTGGAAATTGTTAGACCATATGAAAAAAGTTCTTTGA